In a single window of the Aminomonas paucivorans DSM 12260 genome:
- the nhaC gene encoding Na+/H+ antiporter NhaC, translating to MSANIGRKPTLLEALIVLLLSAAFIGAGVLHWEVSVHIPIVVAATLAALVGRFVLKRPWSDIEEGMINGIMMAMQAILILYIIGMVIGTWIPGGVVPSMIYYGLSILNPSVFLLTALLICSIVALSTGTSWGTSGTVGIALMGIGAGLGIPAPVTAGVIISGAYVGDKMSPLSDTTNLAPAVAGTDLFQHIRAMMWTTGPTYLIVCVVAVVFGMKYAGGSLDAAKIAAIQSVLSHEFDISLLGFVPPILVIGLCVAKCPAIPGLLAGVFAGGIMALVNGYGIGDVLSFTLDGYSATLAGEIANASDMNAVAKLLADNNIVGLAPELAKEVGSMLNDLLTRGGMMSMANTIALITCALSFGGIMERCGFLEVVLEAILKVVKSVGGLVTSVIVSCFLCNLFLGDQYLSIVMPGRIFKNAFEWKGLHARMLSRSLEDCGTLSSVLIPWNTCGAYNSGVLGVKTVEYAPFAILNWLNPLVAIAITYMGIGISWKGKEGEPVIARTKPANL from the coding sequence ATGTCCGCAAACATCGGGCGAAAGCCCACGTTGTTGGAAGCCTTGATCGTTCTTCTTCTGAGTGCCGCCTTCATCGGAGCGGGAGTGCTGCATTGGGAGGTCTCCGTGCACATCCCCATCGTCGTCGCCGCCACCCTGGCCGCCCTGGTGGGGCGGTTCGTCCTCAAGCGTCCCTGGTCGGACATCGAAGAGGGCATGATCAACGGCATCATGATGGCCATGCAGGCCATCCTCATCCTCTACATCATCGGCATGGTCATCGGCACCTGGATCCCCGGCGGGGTGGTGCCCAGCATGATCTACTACGGCCTGTCCATCCTGAACCCCTCGGTCTTCCTCCTCACCGCCCTGCTCATCTGCTCCATCGTCGCCCTGTCCACGGGAACCTCCTGGGGGACCTCGGGCACCGTGGGCATCGCCCTCATGGGCATCGGGGCGGGGCTGGGCATCCCGGCGCCGGTGACGGCTGGGGTCATCATCTCCGGGGCCTACGTGGGAGACAAGATGTCCCCCCTGTCGGACACCACCAACCTGGCCCCCGCGGTGGCGGGGACGGACCTGTTCCAGCACATCCGGGCCATGATGTGGACCACCGGCCCCACCTACCTCATCGTCTGCGTCGTCGCGGTGGTCTTCGGCATGAAGTACGCCGGGGGCTCCCTGGACGCGGCGAAGATCGCCGCCATCCAGAGCGTGCTTTCCCACGAGTTTGACATCAGCCTCCTGGGCTTCGTGCCCCCCATCCTGGTCATCGGCCTTTGCGTGGCCAAGTGCCCCGCCATCCCGGGGCTCCTGGCGGGGGTGTTCGCGGGAGGCATCATGGCCCTGGTCAACGGCTACGGCATCGGGGACGTCCTGAGCTTCACCCTGGACGGCTACTCCGCCACCCTGGCGGGGGAGATCGCCAACGCCTCGGACATGAACGCCGTGGCCAAGCTCCTGGCGGACAACAACATCGTGGGGCTGGCGCCGGAACTGGCCAAGGAAGTGGGCTCCATGCTGAACGACCTCCTCACCCGGGGCGGCATGATGTCCATGGCCAACACCATTGCCCTGATCACCTGCGCCCTGTCCTTCGGGGGCATCATGGAGCGCTGCGGGTTCCTGGAAGTGGTGCTGGAGGCCATCCTGAAGGTGGTCAAGAGCGTGGGCGGTCTGGTGACCTCGGTCATCGTCTCCTGCTTCCTGTGCAACCTCTTCCTGGGGGACCAGTACCTGTCCATCGTCATGCCCGGCCGGATCTTCAAGAACGCCTTCGAGTGGAAGGGCCTCCACGCCCGGATGCTCTCCCGGTCTCTGGAGGACTGCGGCACCCTCTCCTCGGTGCTCATTCCCTGGAACACCTGCGGTGCCTACAACAGCGGCGTGTTGGGGGTGAAGACGGTGGAGTACGCTCCCTTCGCCATCCTGAACTGGCTGAACCCCCTCGTGGCCATCGCCATCACCTACATGGGCATCGGCATCTCCTGGAAGGGCAAGGAAGGGGAACCCGTCATCGCCCGGACCAAGCCCGCGAACCTGTAG
- a CDS encoding saccharopine dehydrogenase family protein, translating into MKALQIGAGLVGRIIAADLSRDFETTVVDFDPKNLEEARKLAPKARVVQGSCTDEAVLAPLLEEADVVTAGVPGRLGYGLMERVIRAGKSYSDISFMAEDFEALDGLARESGCAVVPDMGVAPGMSNFLVGRGAALLDEVEEAVIYVGGIPERKVPPFNYQVTWSPEDVIEEYTRPARCVRDGAVREVEAMGELNQREFPRVGVLETFITDGLRSLVKNVKARTMEERTLRWPGHVEQIRLLRDMGLFDTEPRNLGGASVVPRKVACDLLFPLWKMDPDAGDRDLTVMQVEVTGFKGRDRITHRWDLFDRYDEATGMYSMGRCTGSSCAIFARALAQGRISRPGVHAPEVLAGDDALYDFVLGQQSARGLRYVESTRVVRDVR; encoded by the coding sequence ATGAAGGCATTGCAGATCGGCGCGGGGCTGGTGGGGCGCATCATCGCGGCGGACCTTTCCCGGGACTTCGAGACCACCGTGGTGGACTTCGACCCGAAGAACCTGGAGGAGGCCAGGAAGCTGGCCCCGAAGGCCCGGGTCGTCCAGGGGTCCTGCACCGACGAGGCGGTCCTGGCTCCTCTGCTGGAGGAGGCGGATGTGGTCACCGCCGGGGTGCCCGGGCGGCTGGGCTACGGCCTCATGGAGCGGGTCATCCGGGCGGGAAAGTCCTACAGCGACATCTCCTTCATGGCGGAGGACTTCGAGGCCCTGGACGGACTGGCCCGGGAGTCGGGCTGCGCCGTGGTCCCGGACATGGGGGTGGCCCCGGGGATGTCCAACTTTCTGGTGGGTCGGGGGGCGGCCCTCCTGGACGAGGTGGAGGAGGCGGTCATCTACGTGGGGGGCATCCCGGAGCGGAAGGTCCCTCCCTTCAACTACCAGGTCACCTGGTCCCCGGAGGACGTGATCGAGGAGTATACCCGGCCCGCCCGGTGCGTCCGGGACGGGGCGGTGCGGGAGGTGGAGGCCATGGGGGAGCTGAACCAGAGGGAGTTTCCCCGGGTGGGGGTTCTGGAGACCTTCATCACCGACGGCCTGCGCTCCCTGGTGAAGAACGTGAAGGCCCGCACCATGGAGGAGCGCACCCTCCGCTGGCCCGGGCACGTGGAGCAGATCCGCCTGCTTCGGGACATGGGGCTCTTCGACACGGAGCCTCGAAACCTGGGAGGAGCCTCGGTGGTGCCCCGAAAGGTGGCCTGCGACCTCCTCTTTCCCCTGTGGAAGATGGACCCCGACGCGGGGGATCGGGACCTGACGGTGATGCAGGTGGAGGTGACGGGCTTCAAGGGGCGGGACCGGATCACCCACCGATGGGATCTCTTCGACCGGTATGACGAGGCCACGGGGATGTACTCCATGGGGCGCTGCACCGGGTCCTCCTGCGCCATTTTCGCCCGGGCCCTGGCGCAGGGGCGGATCTCTCGCCCCGGGGTCCATGCCCCGGAAGTGCTGGCAGGGGACGACGCCCTCTACGATTTCGTCCTGGGGCAGCAGTCCGCCCGGGGGCTTCGCTACGTGGAGTCCACCCGGGTGGTGCGGGACGTCCGCTAA
- a CDS encoding mechanosensitive ion channel family protein: MLELLDRLPHILAPYLRPLATLLLWWFLDQASRRLIRRFAAGVRSRWGGEGNGSGVEQRVDTLEHLALPLARVVLGAILGLSFLGSLGIDLRPVLTGLGVASLGISLAAQNILRDFLNGFFVVLENQYNVGDVVTLGGHSGVVEGFTLRATRLRNLDGELIILPNGAVTTVVNQTKGWSVAKVEVGIPYEADVRKALGLLEAVAEELALERPQDVLEPATVQGIVDFRDSDVLLRVLLKTPPGQHWEVGRQYRLKLKDHFDRAGVDFAYPRLDLQVKGGSLELYRGTASRA, translated from the coding sequence ATGCTGGAACTGCTGGACCGTCTGCCCCACATCCTGGCCCCCTACCTGAGGCCCCTGGCCACCCTCCTGCTCTGGTGGTTTCTGGACCAGGCGTCGCGGCGTCTCATCCGTCGGTTCGCCGCGGGGGTCCGAAGCCGCTGGGGGGGGGAGGGAAACGGTTCCGGGGTGGAGCAGCGGGTCGACACCCTGGAACACCTGGCTCTGCCCCTGGCCCGGGTGGTCCTGGGGGCCATCCTAGGGCTCTCCTTCCTGGGCAGCCTGGGGATCGACCTGCGCCCCGTGCTGACAGGGCTCGGGGTGGCCAGCCTGGGGATCTCCCTGGCGGCGCAGAACATCCTTCGGGATTTCCTCAACGGCTTCTTCGTGGTGCTGGAAAACCAGTACAACGTGGGGGACGTGGTCACCCTGGGGGGGCACAGCGGGGTGGTGGAGGGGTTCACCCTTCGGGCCACCCGTCTGCGGAACCTGGACGGGGAACTCATCATCCTCCCCAACGGCGCCGTCACCACCGTGGTGAACCAGACCAAGGGGTGGTCCGTGGCGAAGGTGGAGGTGGGGATCCCCTACGAGGCGGACGTCCGCAAGGCCCTGGGTCTCCTGGAGGCCGTTGCGGAGGAGCTGGCCCTGGAGAGGCCCCAGGACGTGCTGGAACCCGCGACGGTGCAGGGGATCGTGGACTTTCGGGACAGCGACGTGCTGCTTCGGGTCCTCCTGAAGACCCCTCCGGGACAACACTGGGAGGTGGGTCGCCAGTACCGGCTGAAGCTCAAGGATCACTTCGACCGGGCGGGGGTGGACTTCGCCTACCCCCGCCTGGACCTTCAGGTGAAGGGCGGTTCCCTGGAACTCTACCGGGGGACCGCCAGCAGGGCATAG
- a CDS encoding phosphodiester glycosidase family protein: MKNPTLRRLSRLLLCLLLLGVSSLPAWAVTRAELLGRVLETLRVSQIPSGGLPPDVPPDHPFAGSLRTAVATGRIPGGLPFDPDRPPSREEALDLALRGLGLGVERDLLARLRAPASGDASLPAPTVTETLDPPLPGELGQASADPLGDEQVPKLLDWVALCPGRLVWEARTSEVGAELLLHREGVGGAPEEGFVLQIDATSLEDGGAAVTASAESLGLHPQVVPTPTGPVVQIGPFPTSQAALDVAAQHPEWPQANCVTLQAQVSPALFYAAARVNMGRYALRVPFAEASGGFGRLALSQFAERSDPRPLVAMNGGFFAGNRPIGSLVLEGLPGGKAYGGRSALGWTERGDLFFGDGTSRVAIQASGTRLEVTRFNTPPDAHGLALYIPQICPQPKGLGDALLLRVEGGVVAAAGGSDTVPTALSGTTFLVAARGRSRAFLERLQTGDPVEIRTEWAFPAFEGCSGVLQAGPLLLEGGRDHRNPEGFARTLTDRRHPRTVVGIDGSALVFLVVDGRSTLHSRGTTLEETRALARRLGLVTALNLDGGGSTQLIWKGVTVNRPSDGRERPLPYALLAVPR; this comes from the coding sequence ATGAAAAACCCCACCCTGCGCCGCCTCTCCCGTCTTCTGCTGTGCCTTCTCCTCCTCGGAGTCTCCTCGCTCCCCGCTTGGGCCGTCACCCGAGCGGAACTCCTGGGGCGGGTCCTGGAGACCCTTCGAGTCTCTCAGATCCCCTCGGGGGGCCTGCCCCCCGACGTCCCCCCGGACCATCCCTTCGCCGGGTCCCTGCGCACCGCCGTGGCCACAGGGCGGATTCCCGGGGGGCTCCCCTTCGATCCGGATCGCCCCCCCTCCCGGGAGGAGGCCCTGGACCTGGCGCTGAGAGGCCTGGGACTGGGAGTCGAACGGGATCTCCTGGCTCGGCTGCGGGCTCCCGCTTCCGGGGATGCGTCCCTTCCCGCCCCGACGGTGACGGAGACCCTGGACCCGCCGCTCCCCGGAGAGCTGGGCCAAGCCTCCGCCGATCCCCTGGGGGACGAGCAGGTGCCCAAGCTGCTGGACTGGGTGGCCCTCTGCCCCGGGAGACTGGTCTGGGAGGCCCGGACCTCCGAGGTCGGAGCGGAGCTGCTGCTCCACCGGGAGGGGGTCGGCGGCGCCCCGGAGGAGGGCTTCGTCCTCCAGATCGACGCGACGTCCCTGGAGGACGGGGGCGCTGCGGTGACCGCCTCGGCGGAGAGCCTGGGGCTGCACCCCCAGGTGGTCCCCACCCCCACGGGCCCGGTGGTGCAGATCGGCCCCTTCCCCACCTCCCAAGCGGCTCTGGACGTGGCGGCGCAGCACCCCGAGTGGCCCCAGGCCAACTGCGTGACCCTCCAGGCCCAGGTCTCCCCGGCGCTGTTCTACGCCGCCGCCCGGGTGAACATGGGGCGCTACGCCCTTCGGGTCCCCTTCGCGGAGGCAAGCGGCGGGTTCGGACGGCTGGCCCTGTCCCAGTTCGCGGAACGGTCCGACCCACGCCCCCTGGTGGCGATGAACGGGGGATTCTTCGCGGGAAACCGGCCCATCGGCTCCCTGGTGCTGGAGGGCCTGCCCGGGGGAAAGGCCTACGGGGGGCGGTCCGCCCTGGGCTGGACCGAACGGGGAGACCTGTTCTTCGGGGACGGCACCTCCCGGGTGGCGATCCAGGCCTCCGGGACGCGCCTGGAGGTGACCCGCTTCAACACCCCCCCGGACGCCCACGGCCTGGCCCTGTACATCCCCCAGATCTGCCCCCAGCCCAAGGGCCTGGGGGACGCTCTGCTCCTGCGGGTGGAGGGGGGCGTCGTGGCCGCCGCAGGGGGAAGCGACACGGTCCCCACGGCCCTGTCGGGCACGACCTTCCTGGTGGCGGCCCGGGGACGCTCCCGGGCCTTTCTGGAGAGGCTCCAGACGGGGGACCCGGTGGAGATCCGCACGGAGTGGGCCTTTCCGGCCTTCGAGGGATGTTCCGGGGTGCTCCAGGCAGGACCTCTTCTTTTGGAGGGAGGACGGGACCACCGCAACCCCGAAGGCTTCGCCCGCACCCTGACGGACAGGAGACACCCCCGCACGGTGGTGGGCATCGACGGGTCCGCCCTGGTCTTCCTGGTGGTGGACGGCCGCAGCACCCTGCACAGCCGGGGGACCACCCTGGAGGAGACCCGCGCCCTGGCCCGAAGGCTGGGGCTCGTCACGGCCCTCAACCTGGACGGAGGGGGCTCCACCCAGCTGATCTGGAAGGGGGTCACGGTGAACCGCCCCTCCGACGGACGGGAGCGCCCCCTGCCCTATGCCCTGCTGGCGGTCCCCCGGTAG
- a CDS encoding TAXI family TRAP transporter solute-binding subunit — MKRLVSWILALSCLVLMAGQGFAATRFLSIGTGPVGGTYYPVGATMAKIWTDRVPDLKATAQSTGGTRNNIQLMGKGEAEVIFADGLYYDAYNGRGHYKDNPQTFLRALVPLYPEAVHILIAKGSKIRTLQDLKGKRVSVGAVGGSVSLTANQVFRAVGINPAKDITLFNLGHAESVQAFSNRQIDAAFTVGAIGIASVVEPTTLGLVDFLDVPDGVVQRLVAETPYYAPLTIPAGSYKGQDKPVKTFSSPNILAVDKKLDAALAYRLTKELFAHKPELVAVSARMSALSPEGVAAIRIPLHVGARRYFEEIGVLPRKK, encoded by the coding sequence ATGAAGCGCCTCGTTTCCTGGATTCTCGCCCTGTCCTGCCTTGTTCTGATGGCAGGACAGGGATTCGCGGCGACCCGGTTCCTGAGCATCGGGACCGGTCCCGTGGGAGGGACCTACTACCCCGTGGGGGCCACCATGGCCAAGATCTGGACGGATCGGGTGCCGGACCTGAAGGCCACCGCCCAGTCCACCGGCGGAACCCGGAACAACATCCAGCTCATGGGCAAGGGGGAGGCGGAGGTCATCTTCGCCGACGGCCTCTATTACGACGCCTACAACGGCCGCGGCCACTACAAGGACAACCCCCAGACCTTCCTCCGCGCCCTGGTCCCCCTCTATCCCGAGGCGGTGCACATCCTCATCGCCAAGGGCAGCAAGATCCGCACCCTCCAGGACCTGAAGGGCAAACGGGTCTCCGTGGGGGCCGTGGGGGGTAGCGTGTCCCTCACGGCGAACCAGGTCTTCCGGGCCGTGGGCATCAACCCGGCGAAGGACATCACCCTCTTTAACCTGGGGCATGCGGAGTCCGTCCAGGCCTTCTCCAACCGGCAGATCGACGCGGCCTTCACCGTGGGGGCCATCGGCATCGCCAGCGTGGTGGAGCCCACCACCCTGGGGCTGGTGGATTTCCTGGACGTGCCCGACGGAGTGGTGCAGCGTCTCGTGGCCGAGACTCCCTACTACGCTCCTCTTACCATCCCTGCGGGGTCCTACAAGGGGCAGGACAAGCCCGTGAAGACCTTCAGCAGCCCCAACATCCTGGCGGTGGACAAGAAGCTGGATGCGGCCCTGGCCTACCGGCTGACGAAGGAACTCTTTGCCCACAAGCCCGAGCTGGTGGCGGTGAGCGCCCGGATGAGCGCCCTCTCTCCCGAAGGGGTGGCGGCGATCCGCATCCCTCTCCACGTGGGAGCCCGGCGGTACTTCGAGGAGATCGGAGTCCTGCCGAGGAAGAAATAG
- a CDS encoding DUF4412 domain-containing protein translates to MTIRTAFQNLCRFFAVAALLALSVPAWAVAPAPTQYRADVVSKGSGETTSYRFYSGDRMFRMDTQEAQVITRLDRRLVWIVQPGEKMYMEQPFRPEKANPLVAQQDEGVSVNRQKMGAEVVNGVATEKWKVTVQSAKGGTQTFLQWIDPKTGIAMRTADPAGKWSQELKNLQVGPQPAGLFEVPKGYQKMTVPGM, encoded by the coding sequence ATGACGATCCGAACCGCCTTCCAGAACCTCTGCCGCTTCTTCGCCGTCGCCGCCCTGCTGGCCCTTTCCGTCCCCGCCTGGGCCGTGGCCCCCGCCCCAACGCAGTACCGGGCCGACGTGGTATCCAAAGGATCCGGAGAGACCACCTCGTACCGATTCTACTCGGGGGACCGCATGTTCCGCATGGACACTCAGGAGGCCCAGGTGATCACCCGGCTGGACCGGCGGCTGGTCTGGATCGTCCAGCCCGGGGAAAAGATGTACATGGAACAGCCCTTCCGCCCCGAGAAGGCCAATCCCCTGGTGGCCCAACAGGACGAGGGGGTCTCCGTGAACCGGCAGAAGATGGGCGCCGAGGTGGTGAACGGGGTGGCCACGGAGAAGTGGAAGGTCACCGTCCAGTCCGCCAAGGGAGGCACCCAGACCTTCCTCCAGTGGATCGACCCCAAGACGGGCATCGCCATGAGGACCGCCGACCCTGCGGGAAAGTGGAGCCAGGAGCTGAAGAACCTCCAGGTGGGTCCCCAGCCCGCGGGGCTCTTCGAGGTGCCCAAGGGCTACCAGAAGATGACCGTCCCGGGGATGTAG
- a CDS encoding serine hydroxymethyltransferase translates to MAGDFERTMSEVDPQIHGLMVREQGRQREGLELIASENFVSRAVLETQGSVLTNKYAEGYPHKKYYGGCEFVESIEEIAAQRACALFGAEHANVQPHSGSTANMAAYFTVMEPGDTLLAMSLDQGGHLTHGHPLNFTGRMYRIVGYGVDRETETVDYEQVARLAREHRPKVIVAGASAYPRFLDFARFRQIADEVGAVFMVDMAHIAGLVAGGVHPSPVPHADFVTTTTHKTLRGPRGALVLCREQYAKDLDRTVFPGIQGGPLVHVIAGKAVCFALAARPDFREYAAAVTANAQALAVALQSRGFRLVSGGTDNHLLLVDLRSKGLTGKKGEQLLDSVGITCNKNMIPFDPEKPLVTSGIRLGTAALTTRGMGGREMEAVADAMDRILSRPDDEATAGEVRRSVRSLSEGFPLYPSMVEPWPESR, encoded by the coding sequence ATGGCAGGGGATTTCGAAAGGACCATGTCGGAGGTGGATCCGCAGATCCACGGGCTGATGGTGCGGGAACAGGGCCGTCAGAGGGAGGGGTTGGAACTCATCGCTTCGGAGAACTTCGTCTCCCGGGCGGTGCTGGAAACCCAGGGATCGGTGCTCACCAACAAGTACGCCGAAGGATACCCTCACAAGAAGTACTACGGAGGGTGCGAGTTCGTGGAGTCCATCGAAGAGATCGCGGCGCAGCGGGCCTGCGCGCTCTTCGGGGCGGAGCACGCCAACGTGCAGCCCCACTCCGGGAGCACCGCCAACATGGCGGCGTACTTCACGGTGATGGAACCGGGGGATACCCTGCTGGCCATGAGTCTGGACCAGGGAGGGCACCTCACCCACGGGCACCCCCTGAACTTCACCGGCCGGATGTATCGCATCGTGGGCTACGGGGTGGACCGGGAGACGGAGACGGTGGACTACGAACAGGTGGCTCGCCTGGCCCGGGAGCATCGTCCCAAGGTGATCGTGGCCGGGGCCAGCGCCTACCCCCGGTTCCTGGATTTTGCCCGCTTCCGGCAGATCGCCGACGAGGTGGGGGCGGTGTTCATGGTGGACATGGCCCACATCGCCGGACTGGTGGCGGGGGGCGTGCACCCCAGCCCGGTGCCCCACGCGGACTTCGTCACCACCACCACCCACAAGACCCTGCGGGGACCCCGGGGCGCCCTGGTCCTCTGCCGGGAGCAGTACGCCAAGGACCTGGACCGCACGGTCTTTCCGGGCATCCAGGGGGGTCCCCTGGTGCACGTCATCGCGGGCAAGGCGGTGTGCTTCGCCCTGGCGGCGAGGCCGGACTTCCGGGAGTACGCCGCCGCGGTGACGGCCAATGCCCAGGCCCTGGCTGTGGCCCTCCAGTCCCGGGGTTTTCGCCTGGTCTCCGGGGGGACGGACAACCACCTTCTCCTGGTGGACCTTCGATCCAAGGGCCTCACGGGCAAGAAGGGGGAACAGCTCCTGGACTCCGTGGGGATCACCTGCAACAAGAACATGATCCCCTTCGACCCGGAGAAACCCCTGGTGACCAGCGGGATCCGCCTGGGCACCGCCGCCCTCACCACCCGAGGCATGGGGGGCCGGGAGATGGAGGCCGTGGCGGACGCCATGGATCGGATCCTCTCCCGCCCCGACGACGAGGCCACCGCCGGGGAGGTGCGCCGGTCGGTCCGTTCCCTGAGCGAGGGATTCCCTCTCTACCCCAGCATGGTGGAACCCTGGCCCGAATCCAGGTAG
- the rlmN gene encoding 23S rRNA (adenine(2503)-C(2))-methyltransferase RlmN — MEAFVLDWSYETWVERLAELGQPRFRADQICKWIYRKRVFRFEDMTDLSLELREKLQALWSCGIPEVAAEQVSRKDGTRKLLWRLGDGQSVESVLLDQEGRRTACISTQVGCPLGCAFCATGQSGFVRNLSPGEIVGQFLGMEARYGELQGLVTMGMGEPLLNADAVFLALGALKHPKMRGLGVRHITLSTCGVVPGIRALAASGLGVRLAVSLHAANDALRDRLVPLNAQYPLAELREALVDYQEVTRDRISIEYALFEGVNDDPSQARQLGEYLRGLSVFVNLIPGNRSLEDAYRRPPRYRVEQFQGILEQQGFETAVRVERGSDIDAACGQLRQRVEGAEGGRPLGVLPPEPERLPRPAAPAPRDKGVSPSRKPRPQGGGNPSRENRPHRPGEPDRRPYAGPPRSGRPAPQGKGDRPGEPDRRPYAGPPRSGRPAPQGKGDRPGESEGRPRTPAGGERGRDFRPPREDGRPDRENRPHRPGEPDRHPYAGPSRSERPAQAREGTHPGRTGASREGFPAEDRPRGPRGDDRRPGRSPSPTGRPDREGPRDRREGAGRPFGPRSQGGEGPAPGQDAPRRRDDAGRGSSGSQGGKPRPSGPGKGRPSGSGDKGRHPAGGGRPAHPQARRKTGKKD, encoded by the coding sequence ATGGAAGCGTTTGTGCTGGATTGGAGCTACGAGACCTGGGTGGAGCGCCTGGCGGAGCTGGGACAGCCCCGATTTCGGGCGGACCAGATCTGCAAGTGGATCTATCGCAAGAGGGTCTTTCGTTTCGAGGACATGACCGATCTGAGCCTGGAGCTTCGGGAGAAGCTCCAGGCCCTTTGGTCCTGTGGGATCCCCGAGGTGGCGGCGGAGCAGGTCTCCCGGAAGGACGGGACCCGAAAGCTCCTGTGGCGTCTGGGGGACGGGCAGTCCGTGGAATCGGTGCTGCTGGATCAGGAAGGGCGGCGCACCGCCTGCATCTCCACCCAGGTGGGGTGTCCCCTGGGCTGTGCCTTCTGCGCCACCGGCCAGTCCGGCTTCGTGCGGAACCTCTCTCCCGGGGAGATCGTGGGGCAGTTCCTGGGCATGGAGGCTCGCTACGGGGAGCTTCAGGGGCTGGTCACCATGGGCATGGGAGAGCCCCTGCTCAACGCCGATGCGGTGTTCCTGGCCCTGGGTGCCCTCAAGCACCCCAAGATGCGGGGACTGGGGGTTCGGCACATCACCCTCTCCACCTGCGGGGTGGTTCCGGGGATCCGGGCGCTTGCCGCCTCGGGGCTGGGAGTGCGCCTGGCGGTCTCCCTCCATGCGGCCAACGACGCCCTGCGGGACCGGCTGGTCCCCCTGAACGCCCAGTACCCCCTGGCGGAACTGCGGGAGGCCCTGGTGGACTACCAGGAGGTCACCAGGGACCGGATCAGCATCGAGTATGCCCTCTTCGAGGGGGTGAACGACGACCCCTCCCAGGCCCGCCAGCTGGGGGAGTACCTTCGGGGACTGTCGGTGTTCGTGAACCTCATTCCCGGGAACCGCTCCCTGGAGGACGCCTACCGACGTCCCCCCCGCTACCGGGTGGAACAGTTCCAGGGCATCCTGGAACAGCAGGGCTTCGAGACGGCGGTTCGGGTGGAACGGGGCTCGGACATCGACGCCGCCTGCGGCCAGCTTCGCCAGCGGGTGGAGGGAGCGGAGGGAGGAAGGCCCCTCGGGGTCCTGCCCCCGGAACCGGAAAGGCTTCCCCGTCCCGCCGCCCCGGCACCGAGGGACAAGGGGGTCTCTCCTTCCCGGAAACCCCGTCCCCAAGGGGGGGGAAACCCCTCCCGGGAGAACCGCCCCCACCGTCCGGGAGAACCGGATCGTCGTCCCTATGCCGGGCCGCCCCGGTCGGGTCGCCCCGCCCCACAGGGGAAGGGGGATCGTCCGGGAGAGCCGGATCGTCGCCCCTATGCCGGACCGCCCCGGTCGGGTCGTCCTGCCCCGCAAGGGAAGGGGGATCGCCCGGGAGAGTCGGAGGGTCGGCCTCGCACCCCCGCAGGGGGAGAGAGGGGAAGGGATTTCCGTCCCCCTCGGGAGGACGGGCGCCCGGACCGGGAGAACCGTCCCCACCGTCCGGGAGAACCGGATCGTCACCCCTATGCCGGGCCGTCCCGGTCGGAGCGTCCCGCCCAGGCAAGGGAGGGGACCCATCCGGGGCGAACCGGGGCAAGTCGGGAGGGTTTTCCAGCGGAAGATCGTCCCCGCGGTCCCCGGGGAGACGATCGGCGTCCCGGACGTTCCCCGTCCCCCACGGGGCGTCCGGATCGGGAAGGCCCCCGGGATCGCCGGGAGGGGGCCGGTCGACCCTTCGGACCCCGAAGCCAGGGGGGCGAAGGACCTGCCCCGGGACAGGACGCTCCGCGTCGTCGGGACGATGCGGGCCGGGGAAGCTCCGGGTCGCAGGGAGGTAAGCCTCGTCCCTCCGGTCCGGGGAAGGGACGTCCCTCCGGAAGCGGGGACAAGGGGCGGCATCCCGCGGGAGGGGGGCGTCCCGCACACCCTCAGGCTCGCCGGAAAACCGGGAAGAAGGACTGA